One Drosophila subpulchrella strain 33 F10 #4 breed RU33 unplaced genomic scaffold, RU_Dsub_v1.1 Primary Assembly Seq16, whole genome shotgun sequence DNA window includes the following coding sequences:
- the LOC119559031 gene encoding uncharacterized protein LOC119559031, producing MASDVRSTLGTYGVHHQVEFVFIPPRSPYFGGLWEAAVKSAKHLFLRAVGNALLKEDEVQTILVEVEAVLNSRPLVADSSSPNDGEAITPAHFLVGTTLAALPPGLAPPHPDDDLIPDWSRDYIAGLQQRVKWTKESANLLP from the coding sequence ATGGCCTCCGATGTCCGCAGCACACTGGGAACATACGGCGTCCATCACCAGGTTGAGTTCGTCTTCATTCCGCCCCGGTCGCCTTATTTTGGGGGCCTATGGGAAGCCGCCGTCAAGTCCGCCAAACACCTCTTTTTGAGGGCCGTCGGAAACGCCTTGCTGAAGGAGGACGAAGTCCAGACGATCCTGGTTGAAGTGGAAGCAGTGCTTAACTCGCGTCCTCTAGTAGCTGACAGCAGCAGCCCTAACGACGGAGAGGCTATAACTCCAGCCCACTTTCTGGTAGGCACCACGCTCGCTGCTCTACCCCCAGGATTGGCACCTCCTCATCCGGACGACGACCTAATTCCCGACTGGTCCCGTGACTACATAGCGGGGCTGCAGCAAAGAGTTAAGTGGACAAAGGAATCGGCCAACCTTCTACCATGA